gctttgtttttggttttttttctgcagtcttCACAGTTTCACATTAACATGCTCATTTTTGCTCGTCATGTATTCTTATTAAGGCCAAAAACTGGTGCAAAAGAATCAATATATTTCATTTGCACCGCACTGTACCATGGACTCATGCATATCTACGAAATGccttttgtttccctgtttaCTGTGGGAGCTGAAGTGTTGCGGGCGGCAAGCAAACTCGAGTAAATAAGCCGTAAAAGACAAATGCATTTCGCTGGTCTGTGTGCTCATGCTTTCCTTAGATGGCGCTTTGTAGACTTCGCTGTTTCTTGTTTGCTGAGGCAACCTGAACACATGGGAGAaaagagaatgaaaaaaaaaaaaacagtaatgcaGCCATAACATAACAGGAAGGCAATAAATACACAAGACCGCTACGCAAAAACAGGCATCACACAATACTTTACAGGCTTGGTGAAAACAAATGATACAGAAAACAGGAGGAAGCGCTCCAGCTGCAGGTACACATCTGTAGAGACTTTCAGCTCTTTatgattgttttacattttaaaaacaaacacgtggtaagtgttttaatgacaaaataaagtattttaaggGTTCCAGTGGTGATTATTTGAACGGCTCAACATATCAAAATTTCCCAAAGATAATTCTGTAAATTCTCTGTTAATTGATTCAATAttcacacttttcttttcctgtttatagttctTCCTGCACATTTTCCGAACTACCTCCTTATTAAgatctttgtgttattttaactaTTAATATATCAAAACAGTTGGTTGTGTCTGAAACAGAATGCTGACTTTTATTACTAAAATGCTTTCCATAGAAATGAATTAAGATTCCCTCAATAAACGTTTTCTGAAAATGACTTCAggttatttggtttatttttgcctcattctctttttagcttttagccacagaTTTgcaaaatttagcttttagctttattattattagctattattttaataaatgtagcTACAACTTTTCTAATATTAGCTCaaagctacaattttgctatttttatattttagctgcagttttgctcatCTTAGCTTTCAGTTAGTTTTGTTAACTTTGGCTTTTAGCCACCGTTTAGCAAAGTTTATCTTTTCGCTACATTTCTTATGAAATTTTAAGTTTTGGCTAAGGTTTTGTAAATTGTTGACTTTGGCTGCAGTATTTCTCATTTcatttgttaaatttagcttttagcaacagtttggttacttttagcttttgttaccttttgcttttacctgttttactaactttagttttcagttacgattttgttaactttagctttcagcaacAGTTTgggtaattttagcttttagctaccgctttgctaattttagcttctgttttgtatgTTGTGCATTTGGTAGTAACTTGGTGGGATGGTTGTTAGTTGAAAAGCAATTGATATTATAATATATGAcattataaattaattaaaacagtaaTCTATGTTTAAGAGCCACACGCACCTGCCCGGCGATCCGGTCCAGGTCTCTCTGGCCCTGAGCCGTGAGCCGACGGCCGCTGTGATCACAAATATTCAGTCGATCATTAAAACCAACACCTCAGCGAAGCACCTTCCTCTGAATCCACATCTCTTACCCATTTGGATCCTTCTCCACCATCTTGAGGCCCTCGAGAGCTTGCAGGACCTTCCGCGCCACGTTCCTGGAGCCCACGCTGAAGTGGGCGGGGCACACACCGTTCCGCTGGCGCCCTCCGTAGATCTTGATCATGGAGCCCACGCCCACACCTCCTCGCAGGTAAAGGTGGCGGGCTGTAGATGCTGGTGCCACGGAGGAAATACTTTCATGCTGTATGTTgcaatatttatgtaaaatactCGTGACTTATTCACCTGAGAGATACTGTACAAACGCTAACATTCCAGCTTATCGCACGtgtgacatttttctgtcttagCTGATAAGTCCTGGAAGATATCAGCACAAGGCCCTGCGTGCTTTCACTCCACATGTTGTGTAAGTCAACAGGCCTGTTTGATATTCCAACTACTTCTGTAGGATTATAAATCCTAAACATTCCTGAGAAATTGACCAACACAGAGttggaattaaattaaatcaaaaattatCTATGAAGGAAACCCATAGGGGTACtgtaatgtgtgttttttagcttctattttAACTGCGAGTGATTGAATTGATGAATTATGGGAAACATTAGTAATGTCACCAACCTGCTCTGGTGTAAAACCAATTGTCGTCGCAGGGAGCCAACTCCTTGTGCCTGGCAAGCTTCACAGTATCGACCCACTCTGGGACCTTTAGTTTGCCAGACCtggaagtttaaatgttttaatgctgCAATAACAGGAATAATAAGAAGAATGTCTGCAAGTCAAGGTATCGTCATACActctttacattttataaaaaggcaaaaccGATGATCTCACTAAATAAAAGAAggcttcatttgttttgtgaattagAATGAAAACAGAGTGTGGTTTTATATTTCACTGCTGATGAATGATTTCAAGGACACTTAAGCACAACGACAGATTATATTTTCAACGTTCGAGGGAACATAAAGctgcttcatttttattcaaagagcACATCACTGGTTTACGAGacaagacatttattttttttttctcactgagcGAAAAGTGTCACAAAAACGTGGCTACAGAAAAGACGTAAGGAAAACAACTCAAGCTTTGTAAAGCCTGCatatataatattaaataaaactacgTCAAGTAGTGGGGAAGGAAATCACAGAATCACCCAGGCATGAGTGAAATTATTGTAATTTCCATTTCAGAGCATTGTGCACAAGtctaaatatgcaaatgagccTGCAGCTGGATGAAGCGGTGCTGTTTACAACTTACACCCTGAAGTAGGTGGTCAGGGACAGAACGGTGGCAATGCTGCTGGTAATCATCAACAATAACTCCCACAGAGTCAGAGCCAGGACGAGGAACTGACTGGGTTTGTTCTGTACTGGTATTTGCACATTTCTTATATCATGCCATTTGTATAGCTTCAGTTTTTTATCCAAGCCTTAATATTCTgtattgatattattattatcacagCATGTCGAAAGGTGAAAGcgtgcaataatgtttttgcctgtgtctgtttgttaccaaaacatcccatgaaccactggatgaattttaatgagacgtacagaaagtaatcactggatgtccatctttaactgattaacttgaattaagatggccaccacagccaactaaccttaaaGTTGAATTTTATTATCACAGAGTTGATTTTATGCTGAGTCTTTATGTACCTGGCTGCTGCTATCGGCCCAATTTCCCTCTGGagataaataaagtaaattaatttatgtactgtttttttttatttaaatcatacAATGCTGGTGTAGAgccaaaacttaaaaaataaataaagaaaaactcacaaaattttacatttattaatatagCTTTTAAATATAGCAGCCAAGATCCAGCTATTTCTTTGGATTAAGgtctaaagtttaaaaactattACTAATAATGAActattttttatatgttttaatcATGTCAGCTAACCTGCAGCTAGCTTTGAGCTCCTGTTGATTAGCATCATTAgcctgttagcttgttagcctGTGACTGACAGGTGAAAATCAGCCTCGTCTGCGCAGCGCGGATAcacttttacttactttttgAGAAAAGCCGATAAAGCCTTGACAAATTCCTGCTGGTTGACATCTTTCACCGTGACTCCGGGCATCTGAGAATCAAATTGGAGACAAAGGTCACCTGAAATCATCCGATTAATGAGAAACTTTAACGATTGGAACGAGGCGCGCGCGCCACAGGAAACGTTGgagctcgttttttttttttttttgctagcaTTAGCCAGATAGCTTAGCTAACCTGGCTACTATCATTTCAACTGACAGCAGGCGAAAGCGTCGCGCCTCCGACCGTTTTATAtgcatatttatataaaattacGCACTAATATTAGGTGCCCTACTTTATTTTAGGTGTCCTTCAAAGCCAGGCTCGCAATGTGTGGAAGTCTTGACCCAGGTTAGCCGGAGCTAACACGGAGGAGCGTCTGAAGGAAGGATGCTGAGGATGAAGGATGGAGGGAGACTGTCATTAAAAAAGGATGAAGCGGTGTGTTTTCACCCTGCCTTCAGCATCAAGTTGCTGTTTAAAAATTCTCACTTGAACTCAATTACAGATGAAGGTACTCCTCTTCAATTATATTGTAATTGTTTAGTCGAATTcatagtttaaattttttttaaacaagccttttttttttgtaggaaaGAAAAAGGTGTGCGTTCTGGTTGCATCCCAGCAGAGGGCAGTGTTGTGACACTGAACGTCTtggcccatttttttttttttgcaaacagaccCAAATGCTTTGTATAAAACTGCGGAGCAGAAGGCAGCAGAGGAGAAGCCGTCTGAGTGAGAAAAGACACTTCCACAAGGTCAGTAACTCTTTAAAATTTAACCTAAAAGTGACAAATGGTGCctagaaatacattttaagttGCTTTAGTATGTTGGAGAGAGCTTCACCTTCTTCTGGCTTGATAAACTGATGTAGTTTTGGTAAAACAAGACAAGTTCTTAAGTTTAAAAATCAAGgtgacctatttttttttttataaatgatacTATTATCAGCCCTGGTTATTGTTTGGCTTTATCAGAAACCATCTTTTGtggtttaaattataaaacagaaagCCCTGTTTGCCAGAATGAATGCTGCTCTccaaaaacaaggaaatatgCACCGACTTCAGTGTTTTCGTCATTGTTGCTCCTGGATATTTAAGAGCAGAAATCCCCATCTAACCAACGTTTTCTTCTGCCCTTTTCGCCTTGATTCTCGACATCAGAACAGTTACAAAATTAAATCCTCACATTACTGCAGTCCTTCATCCAGTCATCTGTTCACTGGTCACAATGTTTGCACCCATTCTGTGGTTTTAAATACT
The DNA window shown above is from Kryptolebias marmoratus isolate JLee-2015 linkage group LG5, ASM164957v2, whole genome shotgun sequence and carries:
- the LOC108240267 gene encoding 40S ribosomal protein S19 isoform X2 — protein: MPGVTVKDVNQQEFVKALSAFLKKSGKLKVPEWVDTVKLARHKELAPCDDNWFYTRAASTARHLYLRGGVGVGSMIKIYGGRQRNGVCPAHFSVGSRNVARKVLQALEGLKMVEKDPNGGRRLTAQGQRDLDRIAGQVASANKKQRSLQSAI
- the LOC108240267 gene encoding 40S ribosomal protein S19 isoform X1, giving the protein MISGDLCLQFDSQMPGVTVKDVNQQEFVKALSAFLKKSGKLKVPEWVDTVKLARHKELAPCDDNWFYTRAASTARHLYLRGGVGVGSMIKIYGGRQRNGVCPAHFSVGSRNVARKVLQALEGLKMVEKDPNGGRRLTAQGQRDLDRIAGQVASANKKQRSLQSAI